The DNA sequence TTGGCGTCGCGATACCAGGATGATCGCGTGGCCTACACCGAGGCCAAGTCCGAACATCTATGGGGAATTGTTCGTCGTGCGGATTCCTGGGCTGCCCGAACCGGTTGGCAGCCGGGACCGTCCGACGCTTGAGCACAGACGCCATCGCAGGCGCGAGAACTCTGCCGCCGGAGCAAGGTCGACCCGCATACCCGACGGGCCTCCTCCCTCGACCGAACTCCGAAAACAAAAAGGCCCCGGACGAACCGGGGCCTTTTTGTTGGATCTCGATCAGAGCCGGCTGGAGCCGACAGCGATCAATGTTCCTTGTTGGCGTAGACCGACTTCTTCGTCAGGTAGACGAGACCGGTGAAGATCAGCAGGAACACCATGACCATGAAGCCGGTGCGCTTGCGTTCCTCGAGGTGCGGCTCGGCCGCCCACATCAGGAAGGAAGCAACGTCCTTGGCGTACTGGTCCACCGTCTGCGGCGTGCCGTCGTCGTAGGTGACCTGGTCGTTGGAGATCGGCTGCGCCATTGCCAGAGCGGCGGCGTTCGCGAAGTACGGGTTGTAGTGCGTACCTTCGGCGACTTCGACACCCTGCGGCGGCTCCTGGTAGCCGGTCAGCAGCGCATGGATGTAATCCGGGCCGCCTTCCTGGTAGGGCCAGAACATGTCGAAGACGAACTGCGGGAAGCCGCGTTCGATGCCACGTGCCTTCGCGATCAGCGAGAAGTCCGGCGGAGCTGCACCGTTGTTGGATGCCGCAGCCGCTTCCTTGTTCGCGTAAGGCGACGGGAAGTGATCAGACGGCAGAGCCTTGCGGGTGAACATTTCACCGTCGGCGTTCGGGCCGTCCTGAACTTCGTAGTTTGCTGCAAACGCCTTCACCTGCGCTTCCGAGTAGCCGAGGCCTTCGAGCGTACGGAAGGGCACCAGGTTCATCGAGTGGCAAGCCGAACAGACTTCGGCGTAGACCTTCAGACCACGCTGAAGCTGGCCCTTGTCATAGTGACCGAACGGGCCGGCAAAGCTCCAGTCCTGCTGTTCCGGCTTGTGGATCGGGTAGTGGGGCGTACCGCCGCCATGCTCCTCGCCGCCCTTTGCCTCTTCGGCGACAGCCGCTCCGAGACCGAGACCAGCGACGACAGCGAGTGACAGAATGCCTGTAACAAGCTTTTTCATTGTTGTGGGTTCCTTATCAATCGCTGTTCTGATCAGGCGCGCGCGACGGCCGGCTGCGCCTTGGCATTCTGCTTTTCCAGCACCGCTTCGGTGATGGAATTCGGAATGCGCTTCGGCGTTTCGATCAGGCCGAGAACCGGCATGATGACGAGGAAGAAACCGAAGTAGTAGAGCGTGCCGATCTGCGACATCACGACGTAGAGGCCTTCTGCAGGGCGTGAGCCGAGCCAGCCGAGCATGATGGCGTTGATGACGAAGATCCAGAAGAACAGCTTGTACCACGGACGGTAGACGGCCGAGCGGACCTTGGACGTGTCGAGCCAGGGCAGGAAGAACAGGATGATGATCGAGCCGAACATCACCAGAACGCCGCCGAGCTTGGAGTCGATCGGGCCGATGTTGAAGGTGATGGCGCGCAGCATCGCGTAGAACGGCAGGTAGTACCATTCCGGAACGATGTGAGCCGGCGTCTTCAGCGCGTCAGCCGGAATGTAGTTGTCCGGATGGCCGAGGAAGTTCGGCATGTAGAAGACGAACCAGGCGTAGATGATCAGGAAGACGGAGACGCCGAGTGCATCCTTCAGCGTCGCATAGGGCGTGAAGGGAACGGTGTCGGTCTTGGACTTGACTTCAACGCCGGTCGGGTTGGTCTGGCCGGTGACGTGCAGCGCCCAGATGTGCAGGACGACGACGCCGGCAATCATGAAGGGCAGCAGGTAGTGCAGCGAGAAGAAGCGGTTCAGCGTCGGCTGATCGACGGCGAAGCCACCGAGCAGGAACTGCTGGATCCACTCACCTACCAGCGGGAAGGCGGTGAAGAAGCCGGTGATAACCGTAGCACCCCAGAAGGACATCTGACCCCAAGGCAGAACGTAGCCCATGAAGCCGGTCGCCATCATCAGGAGGTAGATGACCACGCCGAGGATCCAGAGGATTTCGCGCGGAGCCTTGTAGGAGCCGTAGTAGAGACCACGGGCAATGTGCAGGTAGACGGCGATGAAGAAGAAGGATGCGCCGTTGGCGTGCATGTAGCGCAGCAGCCAGCCATGGTTGACGTCGCGCATGATCTTTTCGACCGAGTTGAAGGCGACGGTCGTGTCGGCGGCATAGTGCATCGCGAGAACGATACCGGTCAGGATCTGCACGATCAGCATGACCGAAAGCATGGCACCGAAAGTGTAGGCGTAGTTCAGGTTCCGGGGAACCGGATAGCTGATGAAGCTATCATGAACGAGACGCGGCAACGGCAGACGGGAATCAACCCATTTCTCAATGCCAGTCGTCGGCGTGTAGGTTGAATGTTCAGCACTCATTATCAGTAGTCCCCTCAACCGATCTTGATAACTGTGTCGGAAACGAACGCGAAGGTCGGCACGTGAAGGTTCTCTGGCGCCGGACCCTTACGGATGCGACCGGCCGTATCGTAGTGCGAACCGTGGCAGGGACAGAACCAGCCACCGAAGTCACCGGCCTGGCCAAGCGGCACGCAGCCGAGATGGGTGCAGGAACCGATCATGACGATCCAGTTCTCCTTGCCCTCGCCGGCAGAGCGATCGACATCGCTTGCCTCTGCGTCGGCCGGAAGGTTGGCATTGCGCGCAACCGGATCCTTCAGCTCGTCGAGCTTGACGGCCTTTGCCTCTTCGATTTCCTTCTCCGTACGGTTGCGGATGAAGATCGGCTTGCCGCGCCATTTCGCCGTCAGCGACATGCCGGGCTGCAGGCTCGAAACGTCAACCTCGATCGAGGCGAGCGCGAGCGTCGATGCATCCGGACGCATCTGGTCGATGAAAGGCCAGGCGACAGCACCAGCGCCAACGACGCCTGCCATGCCGGTAGCCAGATAAAGGAAATCGCGGCGAGTGGGCTCGCCCAAGGCCTCGCTTGAAGTGTCGTGTTCGCTCACGGCTAAACCATCCTCTCACGCAATATTGCGGACACCGCATCCGCCCCCGGCGAGATTCTTGCCCCTTGCGGTTTGATCCAGGTCAAGGAACCACGCCCAATTCATAGTGCTAACGCCCCCGCCGTTTTGCGCCTGCAAACACGACATCGGCACCAGAATCCGGAAAAACTCTGCGCGCATGCGGCACGCAGAATCCCCGTCAATCCGGCGCGTTCTATGCTTGATCGCAAATTATGTCCAGCCTTGACAAGGGGATGTGGGCAGATTGTCGCGGGGAAAAGCGCGGCCAATCGGCACAAGGACTTGACGGTCGCCAGTTAGGCTGAACTCAGGCCGCTCGAGCGGCCTTTGAGGCACTCTTGAGGCGCCCTACTCGGCCGCTTCTTCGCGGGCCAGAAATCCGCCCGACTGGCGCGACCAGAGCCCGGCGTATAGCCCGCCACGGGCGACGAGTTCTGCATGCGTTCCCTCCTCGACGATCCGCCCCTTGTCCATGACGACGAGCCGGTCGAGCGCGGCGATCGTCGACAGACGGTGAGCGATCGCCAGCACCGTCTTGCCCTGCATCAGACGGTCGAGATTGGACTGGATCGCCGCCTCGACTTCCGAATCGAGCGCAGAAGTCGCCTCGTCGAGAACCAGGATCGGCGCATCCTTGAGCATCACCCGGGCTATGGCGATGCGCTGACGCTGGCCACCGGAAAGCTTGACACCACGCTCGCCGACATGGGCATCGAACCCCTGGCGGCCGCGCTGGTCCTGCAGGCCGAGAATGAAGTCGTAGGCTTCGGCTTTTCGTGCGGCTGCGATCAGTTGCTCCTCGCTCGCGTCCGGCCGACCAAAGAGGATGTTGTCGCGGATCGAGCGATGCAGCAGCGAGGTGTCCTGGCTGACCATGCCGACCTGGGCACGCAAGGATTCCTGCGTTACCGCCGCAATATCCTGCCCGTCGATGCGGATGCGCCCGCTCTCAAGATCGTAGAAGCGCAGCAACAGGTTGACGAGCGTCGACTTGCCGGCGCCGGAACGGCCGACGATGCCTACCTTTTCACCGGGTCGAACGATCAGCGAGAAATCGTCGATGACGCGCTCGGCCTTGCCGTAATGGAAGCGGACGTGTTCGAAGCGAATTTCCGGTTGGCTGACGGCGAGTGCGGTGGCATCGGGCCGGTCGACGAGACCGATCGGCTGTGACACGAGTTCGGCCGAATTCTGGATCGTGCCGATGTTGCGCATGATCGAGTTGAACTGCGTCATCATCCGGCCGAGCAGCATGTTGAGCCGGAGCACCAGCGCCAGCGTGAAGGCGACGGCACCGGAACTGATCGCGCCGCCGAGCCAGAGATGGATCGAATAGACCGCAATCGCGGTGATCATCATGCCGGAAAGCAGCGCCAGCGAAGCGCGCACGGCGGTCAGAAGTCGCGTAAACGGAATGACCGCGCGCTGGAACCGATCGAAGCCGGAGCGGATATAGCGGTCGTTCTCCTCGTCGCGACCGAAGAGCTTCAGCGTCTGGATGTTGGAATAGGCATCGACCATGCGGCCGTTCAGCATCGAGGCCATTTCGGCCGTCTCGCGGGCGTGCTTGCGGATGCGTGGAACGAAGTAACGCGCGAGCGCCAGGAAGACGACGATCCAGAAGGCGACCATTGCGGCCAGACGCCAATCGAGCTGCGCCACCAGCGCCATGGTGGAGGCCGTGTAGATGACGATGAACCAGACGACCTGCAGCAGCGAGACGATGAGATCGCTCGTCGCCTGAGCGCCGGCCCACACCTTTGTGACGATGCGGCCGGAGAAATCGTTCTGGAAGAAGGTCAGCGACTGGCGCGCAACATGCACATAGGACTGCCAGCGCACCAGATTGAGAAAACCGGTGATGATCGACTGCTCTTCGACGAGCGCTGCCAGCGACACCGCGGCAAAGCGGAACACCATCACCGTCAGCAGCATGAACATGAGTTCCGGCCCGTTGGCGGCAATGAGCCCGCTCCAGCCGGCTTCCGGCTTCACCGTGTCGAGAACATCGACCAGCCGCCCGACGAAGTAGAACAGCCCGGCTTCGAGCATGGCGACGAGACCGCCAAGCACGGCCATGGCAATGAACGGTCCTTTCGCCTGCCTGGCGTAGAACCAGGCGAAACCCCAGAGCGATTTGGGCGGCTGAAGGCGCTCGCGCCGCGCGAAAGGCTTGATCCAGTTCTCGAAGAGGCTGACGATGGCGCTGAGCATGGTTCCGATATAGGCGGTTCGACGGCAACAGCAATCGGTTTCGACACAATTGCAGATTACAAATGCGTAACGTCCAAGAGAGCGGCCGCCGCTCTTTCGAACGGCGGGCCGCTGTTTCTTATTCTGCAGCTTCTTCCTTCTCGACGTCGTCGGCGATGAAGCCGCCGGACTGGCGAGACCAGAGATCGGCGTAAAGACCGCCATTGGCGACCAGTTCACCATGCGAGCCCGTCTCGACGATCCGGCCAGCTTCGAGGATCACCAGCCGGTCCATCTCCGTCAGCGTCGACAGCCGGTGAGCGATCGCGATCACCGTCTTGCCGGACATCAACGCGAACAGGTTCTCCTGGATCGCCGCTTCGACCTCGGAGTCGAGTGCGGACGTCGCCTCGTCGAGGATCAGGATCGGCGCGTCCTTCAGGAACACGCGCGCGATCGCGATGCGCTGGCGCTGGCCGCCGGAGAGCTTGACGCCGCGTTCACCGACCTGCGCATCCAGGCCCTTGCGGCCCTGGTTGTCCTCAAGCCCCTCAACGAAGTCCCAGGCATTCGCCTTCTTCGCCGCCGCAATGATCGCCTCGTCGTCCGCTTCCGGATGACCATAGGCGATGTTGTCGCGAATGGAGCGGTGCAGCAGCGAGGTATCCTGCGTGACGACGCCGATCTGGGCGCGCAGGCTGTCCTGGGTGACGGTGGAGATATCCTTGCCGTCGATCCGGATCGCACCGTCCTCGAGGTCGTAGAAGCGCAGGAGCAGGTTCATCAGCGTCGTCTTGCCGGCGCCGGAGCGACCGACGAGACCGATCTTCTCCCCCGGCTTGATGTCGAGCGACAGGTGATCGATGACGCCCTTGGCCTTGCCGTAGTGGAAGCGGATGTTGTCGAAGGCGATTGCCCCCTTCTCCGCCTTCAGCGCCTTGGCATCCGGTTCGTCGACGATGTCGTGTGCCTTGGTCATCATGCCGATGCCGTCGTAGACCGTGCCGATGTTCTCGAACAGCGCCGAGACTTCCCACATGATCCATTGCGACATGCCGTTGATGCGCATCGCCAGACCGACGGCGATCGCGATCGCGCCAACCGAGATCGCGCTCGTCAGCCACAGATGGATGCCGAGTGCTGCGATCGCAAAGAGCGCGATGCTGTTGTTGGCGTAAACGAGGATGTGGAAGAGCGTCACCTTGCGCATCTGGCGATGCACGGTGTCGAGGAAACCGTCCATGCCGTCGCGTGCATAGCCTTCTTCGCGGCCGGCATGCGAGAACAGCTTGACCGTTCCGATGTTGGTGTAGCTGTCGACGATCCGGCCCGTCATCATCGAGCGCGCATCCGCCTGCTCCTTGGAAATCTTCTGCAGGCGCGGCACGAAGTAGCTGACGATGCCGATATAGATCGCAAGCCAGATGGTGAGCGGGATGACCAGGCGCCAGTCGGCAGTCGCCACGACGGCGAGCATGGTGACGAAGTAGCTGACGACATAGACGAAGACGTCGAGGATCTTCATCACCGTTTCGCGCACGGCAAGCGAGGTCTGCATCACCTTCGTCGCCACGCGTCCGGCGAACTCGTTGGCAAAGAAGGTCATGCTCTGGCGCAACAGGTAGCGGTGCATCTGCCAGCGGGCGATCATCGGATAGTTGCCGAGCAGCACCTGATGCATGATCAGCGAGTCGATCGCCACCAGACCAGGCAGGCCGATGAGGACGAGCGCTCCCATCCAGAAGAGCCTGCCGCCTTCGGCTTCCAGGAACGTATCGCGATTGGCGCTCGACAGCCAGTCGACCATGTTGCCGAGGAACTGGAACAGCGCCACTTCACCGATGGCAATCAGCGCGGTGCAGACCGACATGATGAGGAGCCACGGCACGGCCGGCTTGGAATAGTGCCAGCAGAAGCCGAAAAGGCTCTTCGGCGGGAGCGTCGGCTCCTCCGCCGGATAGGGATTGAGGCGGGATTCAAACCAGCCAAACATTGCATTGCTCCTTCAGAGTATTTTGAAGGAAAGCGGGTTTCCCCGCGTTCTTAGGATAAAAAAGTCAGTCCGGAAATGCAGCCCCGAAAGAAGGCTTTGTCTTCCGGAGTCCCGGAAGCGCGTCGATCTCTTTTAGAAGATAGGTCGCGGAACCGGTCAGGCCAAACGGTGGCCCATTACTCCAGGAAGGCATGTCAACATCAGTACATTCATGTTTGCCTCCGTCGGTTCGCGTTGAAGAGGCCTGATCTCTACCCTTATTCGCGCCGGCATGCCAGATTGTCGCAGGCTGTTTCTTGCACAATTTTTCATCGCTCGAGCATCTGTTGCTGTTTCGGCACAGATTAGCGTCGGCAAAATCAGCGAGCGCAAAAGCAAGCAGCGGCGGGCCTTTCGCTGCGGAGAACACGGATGAATGTTTCATCGGATACGCCTCCTGATCTTCGCGGTGACGGCTTCGTCCTTCGCCGCCCTCGCGACGGTGATGCGGATGCGCGCCTGCGGCTCGGCCGCCATCCGCAAATCTACCGAATGTTCGGTGCTGGCCTGTCGTCGCCCGGCCTCTTTGGCCACGGAGAGGCAGCCGCCTGGGTTGCGCGGATTGCCGGACACCCGGCAGCCTGGATCATCGATCAGAACGGCCTCGCCGGCGAAGTCAGGCTCGACAATATCAATCACGCCGATCGGCGCGCGAGCTTCGCCATCGGCATCTTCGATCCGCGGCGCCTCGGCAAGGGGCTTGGCACGGCGGTCACCCAGCGGGTATTGGCCTATGCCTTCAGTGAACTTGCCCTTCATCGGGTGTCGCTCAGAGTTCTTTCGTTTAATGAACGGGCGATTGCCGCCTATCGCAAATCCGGCTTCTCCATCGAGGGCCGCGAACGCGAGTCGGCTCTGATCGACGGTGAATGGCACGATGACATCATGATGGGCATCCTGGCCGCGGAATTTGA is a window from the Ensifer adhaerens genome containing:
- a CDS encoding cytochrome c1, encoding MKKLVTGILSLAVVAGLGLGAAVAEEAKGGEEHGGGTPHYPIHKPEQQDWSFAGPFGHYDKGQLQRGLKVYAEVCSACHSMNLVPFRTLEGLGYSEAQVKAFAANYEVQDGPNADGEMFTRKALPSDHFPSPYANKEAAAASNNGAAPPDFSLIAKARGIERGFPQFVFDMFWPYQEGGPDYIHALLTGYQEPPQGVEVAEGTHYNPYFANAAALAMAQPISNDQVTYDDGTPQTVDQYAKDVASFLMWAAEPHLEERKRTGFMVMVFLLIFTGLVYLTKKSVYANKEH
- a CDS encoding cytochrome b; its protein translation is MSAEHSTYTPTTGIEKWVDSRLPLPRLVHDSFISYPVPRNLNYAYTFGAMLSVMLIVQILTGIVLAMHYAADTTVAFNSVEKIMRDVNHGWLLRYMHANGASFFFIAVYLHIARGLYYGSYKAPREILWILGVVIYLLMMATGFMGYVLPWGQMSFWGATVITGFFTAFPLVGEWIQQFLLGGFAVDQPTLNRFFSLHYLLPFMIAGVVVLHIWALHVTGQTNPTGVEVKSKTDTVPFTPYATLKDALGVSVFLIIYAWFVFYMPNFLGHPDNYIPADALKTPAHIVPEWYYLPFYAMLRAITFNIGPIDSKLGGVLVMFGSIIILFFLPWLDTSKVRSAVYRPWYKLFFWIFVINAIMLGWLGSRPAEGLYVVMSQIGTLYYFGFFLVIMPVLGLIETPKRIPNSITEAVLEKQNAKAQPAVARA
- the petA gene encoding ubiquinol-cytochrome c reductase iron-sulfur subunit, which codes for MSEHDTSSEALGEPTRRDFLYLATGMAGVVGAGAVAWPFIDQMRPDASTLALASIEVDVSSLQPGMSLTAKWRGKPIFIRNRTEKEIEEAKAVKLDELKDPVARNANLPADAEASDVDRSAGEGKENWIVMIGSCTHLGCVPLGQAGDFGGWFCPCHGSHYDTAGRIRKGPAPENLHVPTFAFVSDTVIKIG
- a CDS encoding ABC transporter ATP-binding protein, which translates into the protein MLSAIVSLFENWIKPFARRERLQPPKSLWGFAWFYARQAKGPFIAMAVLGGLVAMLEAGLFYFVGRLVDVLDTVKPEAGWSGLIAANGPELMFMLLTVMVFRFAAVSLAALVEEQSIITGFLNLVRWQSYVHVARQSLTFFQNDFSGRIVTKVWAGAQATSDLIVSLLQVVWFIVIYTASTMALVAQLDWRLAAMVAFWIVVFLALARYFVPRIRKHARETAEMASMLNGRMVDAYSNIQTLKLFGRDEENDRYIRSGFDRFQRAVIPFTRLLTAVRASLALLSGMMITAIAVYSIHLWLGGAISSGAVAFTLALVLRLNMLLGRMMTQFNSIMRNIGTIQNSAELVSQPIGLVDRPDATALAVSQPEIRFEHVRFHYGKAERVIDDFSLIVRPGEKVGIVGRSGAGKSTLVNLLLRFYDLESGRIRIDGQDIAAVTQESLRAQVGMVSQDTSLLHRSIRDNILFGRPDASEEQLIAAARKAEAYDFILGLQDQRGRQGFDAHVGERGVKLSGGQRQRIAIARVMLKDAPILVLDEATSALDSEVEAAIQSNLDRLMQGKTVLAIAHRLSTIAALDRLVVMDKGRIVEEGTHAELVARGGLYAGLWSRQSGGFLAREEAAE
- a CDS encoding ABC transporter ATP-binding protein, with translation MFGWFESRLNPYPAEEPTLPPKSLFGFCWHYSKPAVPWLLIMSVCTALIAIGEVALFQFLGNMVDWLSSANRDTFLEAEGGRLFWMGALVLIGLPGLVAIDSLIMHQVLLGNYPMIARWQMHRYLLRQSMTFFANEFAGRVATKVMQTSLAVRETVMKILDVFVYVVSYFVTMLAVVATADWRLVIPLTIWLAIYIGIVSYFVPRLQKISKEQADARSMMTGRIVDSYTNIGTVKLFSHAGREEGYARDGMDGFLDTVHRQMRKVTLFHILVYANNSIALFAIAALGIHLWLTSAISVGAIAIAVGLAMRINGMSQWIMWEVSALFENIGTVYDGIGMMTKAHDIVDEPDAKALKAEKGAIAFDNIRFHYGKAKGVIDHLSLDIKPGEKIGLVGRSGAGKTTLMNLLLRFYDLEDGAIRIDGKDISTVTQDSLRAQIGVVTQDTSLLHRSIRDNIAYGHPEADDEAIIAAAKKANAWDFVEGLEDNQGRKGLDAQVGERGVKLSGGQRQRIAIARVFLKDAPILILDEATSALDSEVEAAIQENLFALMSGKTVIAIAHRLSTLTEMDRLVILEAGRIVETGSHGELVANGGLYADLWSRQSGGFIADDVEKEEAAE
- a CDS encoding GNAT family N-acetyltransferase; amino-acid sequence: MNVSSDTPPDLRGDGFVLRRPRDGDADARLRLGRHPQIYRMFGAGLSSPGLFGHGEAAAWVARIAGHPAAWIIDQNGLAGEVRLDNINHADRRASFAIGIFDPRRLGKGLGTAVTQRVLAYAFSELALHRVSLRVLSFNERAIAAYRKSGFSIEGRERESALIDGEWHDDIMMGILAAEFDARHAAPRNE